In Thermorudis peleae, a genomic segment contains:
- a CDS encoding ABC transporter substrate-binding protein: MRQQKQHRHVWIGIVLTLLLLVPGCSWGKRAGSTATPTPATSQAVQQAAPAAVTVSPPATGQTMPAVASRTLVEGGLDEPRTLNPLFVADPLSEELSHLVFDGLVSVDPQTGEPTPALAASWDVSDDRQTYTFHLRPGVQWHDGQPLTAQDVVFTYQRMMDENVRSPRYSRLAGHVKSVTAIDQQTVAITLYAPDAAFLTTIATLGIVPEHLLGSIQPAQLITDPFGISSAVGTGPFTLSQWVRGETIVFTRNPNYFRGAPQVEQYIYRIFPSLDDLVAALRNGQVQWATVSASLATNVPDIPGVTKKTLPGFGLTVVAFQLDSSKFTLFQDARVRKALFLALDRAAMVKEIYGGAARVAQGTIPPASWAASAVNNVPGPNRTEAGQLLDQAGWTVGSDGFRQHNGKRLQFTLLATGADPGERALAIWLANQWRTLGVDVTIDFQPWSEVRKRLTETRDFQAALLTINWGIDPDQSDVWSSNAFYSGLNLMHYASAAVDKALADGLATDDRSKRQAAYQQLQQTLLNDLPVLPLAFPDRVVLWSTHLQAPSLTPLALRLRLGVEQWHMTAS; the protein is encoded by the coding sequence GTGCGACAGCAGAAACAACACCGGCACGTCTGGATCGGCATTGTGCTCACGCTGCTGCTCCTCGTGCCGGGCTGCTCCTGGGGAAAGCGGGCAGGATCAACCGCGACGCCAACGCCAGCTACCAGCCAAGCGGTCCAGCAGGCCGCGCCAGCAGCGGTGACAGTATCGCCGCCAGCAACAGGGCAAACGATGCCAGCTGTTGCGTCCCGGACGCTGGTCGAGGGCGGCCTTGACGAGCCGCGAACGCTGAACCCGCTGTTTGTCGCCGACCCGCTTTCGGAAGAATTGAGTCATTTGGTCTTTGACGGCCTCGTTTCCGTCGACCCACAGACGGGCGAGCCGACACCGGCATTAGCCGCATCATGGGACGTGAGCGACGACCGGCAGACCTACACCTTCCATCTGCGACCTGGCGTGCAGTGGCACGACGGACAGCCGCTCACGGCACAAGATGTCGTCTTCACCTATCAGCGGATGATGGACGAGAACGTGCGCTCGCCGCGCTACTCGCGCTTAGCGGGGCATGTCAAAAGTGTGACGGCGATTGACCAGCAGACAGTTGCCATTACGCTCTACGCCCCCGACGCAGCATTCCTGACCACGATTGCAACGCTTGGGATTGTCCCGGAGCACCTTCTCGGCAGTATCCAGCCCGCTCAGCTGATCACTGACCCGTTTGGGATTAGCTCAGCCGTCGGCACTGGGCCGTTTACCCTCAGCCAGTGGGTACGCGGCGAGACGATTGTCTTCACTCGCAATCCCAACTACTTTCGCGGCGCTCCACAAGTCGAGCAATATATCTACCGCATTTTCCCCTCGCTCGATGATCTTGTTGCCGCGCTCCGCAACGGTCAGGTGCAGTGGGCAACCGTGAGCGCGTCGTTGGCAACGAACGTGCCGGACATTCCCGGCGTAACCAAGAAGACGCTGCCAGGCTTTGGGCTGACCGTTGTTGCGTTCCAACTCGATTCGAGTAAGTTCACGCTGTTCCAGGACGCACGGGTACGCAAGGCGCTCTTCCTCGCGCTCGACCGAGCCGCGATGGTCAAAGAGATCTACGGCGGGGCGGCGCGCGTCGCCCAGGGGACAATCCCGCCAGCCTCCTGGGCAGCCAGTGCCGTGAACAATGTGCCGGGGCCAAACCGCACGGAAGCCGGGCAACTACTCGACCAGGCTGGCTGGACGGTGGGCTCTGACGGCTTCCGGCAACATAACGGCAAACGGCTGCAGTTCACCTTGCTGGCAACTGGCGCCGATCCCGGCGAACGCGCGCTTGCCATCTGGCTCGCGAACCAGTGGCGCACGCTCGGCGTTGATGTCACCATTGACTTCCAGCCCTGGAGCGAGGTGCGCAAGCGACTCACCGAGACACGCGATTTTCAAGCGGCCTTGCTCACGATCAACTGGGGCATCGACCCAGACCAGAGCGATGTCTGGTCAAGTAATGCGTTCTACAGTGGCCTCAACCTCATGCACTACGCAAGCGCAGCAGTCGACAAAGCGCTTGCTGATGGCCTTGCCACCGACGACCGAAGCAAACGCCAAGCGGCCTACCAGCAACTGCAACAGACATTGCTCAACGATCTGCCAGTGCTGCCGCTGGCATTCCCCGACCGGGTGGTCCTCTGGTCGACACACCTGCAGGCGCCGTCGCTTACGCCCCTTGCTTTGCGCCTGCGCCTTGGCGTCGAGCAGTGGCATATGACGGCTTCGTGA
- a CDS encoding HpcH/HpaI aldolase family protein, producing the protein MRENMLKRKLAAGEAVIGCFVPYPSAELAELVARLGFDFVLIDCEHGPTSIESAYHMVLASEAGGATPLIRVPQNVQQVILRYLDIGPGGIMVPQVNSADEARAVVRAAKYHPEGRRGVAGVRAAGFGVEAPLSEYVRQANAETLVIVQIESVEAVERLPAILDVPGIDLLFVGPNDLAQSMGYPGQPLHPEVQAMVDRIVAMVDGRLPLGTTAPTPEQVERQLARGFRLLAANTTSLLAAAARTLLQAAGR; encoded by the coding sequence CCATATCCGTCAGCCGAGCTTGCTGAGTTGGTCGCGCGGCTCGGCTTCGACTTTGTCTTGATCGACTGCGAGCACGGGCCGACGTCGATCGAGTCGGCGTATCACATGGTGCTCGCGAGCGAAGCTGGCGGGGCGACCCCGCTGATTCGCGTGCCGCAAAACGTGCAGCAGGTCATTCTCCGCTATCTCGACATTGGCCCGGGCGGCATTATGGTGCCACAGGTCAACAGCGCCGACGAAGCACGGGCAGTGGTGCGGGCAGCAAAGTACCATCCAGAAGGACGGCGTGGCGTCGCTGGGGTACGAGCAGCCGGCTTTGGTGTTGAAGCGCCGCTCTCGGAGTACGTCCGCCAGGCGAACGCTGAGACACTGGTGATTGTCCAGATCGAGAGTGTTGAGGCGGTCGAGCGCCTGCCCGCGATCCTCGACGTGCCCGGGATTGATCTCTTGTTCGTGGGGCCGAACGACCTTGCACAGTCGATGGGCTATCCGGGACAACCACTCCATCCTGAAGTCCAGGCCATGGTTGACCGGATTGTCGCCATGGTCGATGGGCGCCTGCCACTGGGCACGACCGCACCAACACCGGAGCAAGTCGAGCGTCAGCTTGCGCGCGGGTTCCGACTGCTCGCGGCCAACACGACAAGCCTGCTCGCTGCAGCGGCACGCACACTACTGCAAGCTGCTGGGCGATAA
- the gltB gene encoding glutamate synthase large subunit yields MQRNDAHLAKAPLYRPEYEHDACGTGFVADLSGVPSHRIVAYALEAVVNLTHRGAVDADAKTGDGAGITIQLPRKLLAREVARLTGQTIDPAVLAAGLVFLPQQPEAAAALQEECAAAIAAEGLTFLGWRVVPVNPDVLGQKARETMPTIRHLLVARPERMEPMEFERRLYLARRRIERFAKERGISDFFVPSLSCRTLVYKGLFVARDLAGFYLDLQDPELESALALFHQRYSTNTFPTWQLAQPFRRLAHNGEINTLQGNRNWMRAREPELCSDLWGERIRDLLPVIEPTGSDSLSLDNVLELLELSGRELLHAVAMLVPAAWEHMPHLDEALRGFYAYHACLMEPWDGPAAIAFTDGRIAGAVLDRNGLRPARYTVTEDGLVVLASETGVIDLRGHPILERGRLGPGQMLAVDVQRGLLWHDDEIKAQLATQRPYEQWVKTHTYHLSEQVETNGHTSYNGHELTEKQVLARQVAFGFSAEDQRLVIHPMAVEAKEPVWSMGDDAPLAVLSRFPRPLAHFFRQRFAQVTNPPIDPLREKLVMALDVYLGPRQSLLTETPEHARLLHLPSPVLTERALHALVALQTPELRAVVLPAVFPVADGPDGLMTALEQLLRDAEAVVDHGATILVLSDRGVDAEHAPIPMPLAVGGLHHHLIRVGKRMRASIVCDTGDVWDVHQAAVLIGYGASAIHPYLAFEVARSFAGTRGCEELSPETLEQRYKESLEAGLLKVMSKMGISTLASYQGAQLFEIIGLADTVVERYFTGTPARLGGLDLRGIGERVLERHRLAYAEPIEKLPDYGMARFRKDGEYHAYSPMNVRALQQAVQTGDRTQYRAFVQLIESRPPMALRDLLTFRPTTPIPLDEVEPMESIRKRFVVTAMSLGALSPEAFRTLAIAMNRIGGRSNSGEGGEDPDWYYEPGPDIPHSRIKQVASARFGVTTEYLVHADELEIKIAQGSKPGEGGQLPAHKVTAFIARLRHAIPGIALISPPPHHDIYSIEDLAQLIYDLKQVNPRARVGVKLVAEAGVGTIAAGVAKAHADYILISGHAGGTGASPLSSIKYAGVPWELGLAETQQTLVLNDLRSRVRLRTDGGLQTARDVIIAALLGAEEFSFGSAAMVSIGCDMARQCHLNTCPTGIATQREDLRARFQGKPEHVINYFTMLAEEVREYLARLGARTLDEIVGRVDLLTQVPNPEGPGATLDLSAILTLPGDAETPRRCFWLRNDFQDVSGPPLDETLLPQCQPALEHGTPVHLTATVRNHHRAVGARIAGELARRYGRNTPPAGLIEIELTGQAGQSFGAWCTNGLRLVLNGEANDYVGKGMSGGEIIVRPIDLPSDASRPQVIVGNTVLYGATGGKLFVAGQAGERFAVRNSGATAVVEGVGDHGCEYMTAGTVVVLGETGRNFASGMTHGTAYVLDLTGQFTKRYNPAYVSLARLDDPAEAEALRALIAEHVAWTNSPRGQAILDRWEDYLPHFWKVVPHPPVEVPNEPPARARARLAARQAAAAPAAD; encoded by the coding sequence ATGCAGCGCAACGACGCGCATCTGGCAAAGGCGCCACTGTATCGACCAGAGTACGAGCACGACGCGTGCGGGACAGGCTTTGTCGCCGACCTCTCCGGCGTACCCAGCCACCGCATTGTCGCCTACGCACTCGAGGCAGTCGTCAATTTGACCCACCGCGGGGCAGTCGATGCTGACGCGAAGACCGGCGACGGCGCTGGGATCACCATCCAGCTCCCGCGCAAGCTGCTTGCTCGGGAAGTCGCGCGGCTCACCGGACAGACGATCGACCCGGCCGTGCTGGCAGCGGGGCTCGTCTTCCTCCCCCAGCAACCCGAAGCAGCAGCCGCCCTGCAGGAGGAATGTGCTGCGGCGATCGCGGCCGAAGGGCTGACCTTCCTCGGCTGGCGTGTTGTGCCGGTGAACCCGGATGTGCTGGGGCAGAAGGCACGTGAGACAATGCCAACAATCCGCCATCTGCTCGTCGCCCGGCCGGAGCGGATGGAGCCGATGGAGTTCGAACGACGGCTCTACCTGGCCCGTCGCCGTATCGAGCGGTTTGCCAAGGAACGCGGCATTAGCGACTTCTTTGTCCCCTCATTGTCCTGCCGGACACTCGTCTACAAGGGGCTGTTTGTCGCTCGCGACCTGGCTGGCTTCTACCTGGATCTGCAGGATCCTGAGCTGGAGAGTGCACTTGCACTCTTCCACCAGCGCTACAGCACCAACACCTTCCCGACCTGGCAACTGGCCCAGCCGTTTCGCCGGTTGGCACACAATGGCGAGATCAACACGCTGCAAGGCAACCGGAACTGGATGCGTGCCCGCGAGCCGGAACTTTGCTCCGACCTCTGGGGCGAGCGGATTCGCGACCTGCTCCCGGTGATCGAACCGACGGGGAGCGATTCGCTGAGCCTCGACAACGTCCTGGAGTTGCTGGAACTTTCCGGGCGCGAACTGCTCCACGCCGTCGCAATGCTCGTCCCGGCAGCGTGGGAACACATGCCACATCTCGACGAGGCACTGCGTGGGTTCTACGCCTATCACGCCTGTCTGATGGAGCCGTGGGATGGTCCGGCGGCCATCGCATTCACCGACGGCCGCATCGCTGGCGCGGTGCTCGACCGCAACGGCCTACGCCCAGCGCGCTATACCGTGACCGAGGATGGGCTCGTTGTCCTGGCGAGCGAGACCGGCGTGATCGACCTGCGTGGTCATCCGATCCTCGAGCGCGGTCGTCTCGGACCAGGCCAGATGCTGGCAGTCGATGTCCAGCGTGGGCTGTTGTGGCATGACGATGAGATCAAGGCCCAACTGGCCACCCAGCGGCCGTATGAGCAATGGGTAAAGACACATACCTATCATCTGAGCGAACAGGTCGAAACCAACGGGCATACCAGCTACAATGGCCATGAGCTGACAGAGAAGCAGGTACTCGCGCGACAAGTCGCCTTTGGCTTCAGCGCAGAAGATCAGCGCCTGGTCATCCATCCCATGGCAGTGGAAGCCAAGGAACCGGTCTGGTCGATGGGCGATGACGCGCCACTGGCCGTCCTTTCACGTTTTCCACGACCACTCGCCCATTTCTTCCGTCAGCGCTTCGCACAGGTGACGAACCCACCGATCGACCCGCTGCGCGAGAAGCTTGTGATGGCGCTCGACGTCTACCTTGGGCCACGCCAAAGCCTGCTGACCGAGACGCCCGAGCACGCGCGGCTGCTGCACCTGCCCAGCCCAGTGCTGACTGAGCGCGCGCTCCACGCGCTCGTGGCGCTGCAGACGCCAGAACTGCGTGCTGTCGTCCTGCCCGCTGTTTTCCCAGTCGCTGACGGCCCAGACGGGCTCATGACCGCGCTTGAGCAACTGCTGCGCGATGCTGAAGCGGTCGTTGACCACGGAGCAACGATCCTCGTGCTGAGCGACCGCGGTGTGGACGCCGAGCATGCGCCGATCCCGATGCCGTTGGCAGTCGGTGGCTTGCATCACCACCTCATCCGGGTCGGCAAGCGGATGCGCGCATCAATCGTCTGCGACACTGGCGATGTCTGGGACGTGCACCAGGCAGCGGTGCTGATCGGCTACGGCGCGTCAGCGATTCATCCCTATCTTGCCTTTGAAGTGGCGCGCAGCTTTGCCGGCACACGGGGCTGCGAGGAACTGAGCCCAGAGACCCTCGAGCAGCGCTATAAGGAGTCGCTGGAGGCAGGGCTGCTCAAGGTGATGTCCAAGATGGGCATCTCAACCCTGGCAAGCTACCAGGGTGCCCAACTGTTCGAGATCATCGGCCTGGCAGACACCGTTGTCGAGCGCTACTTCACCGGCACGCCAGCTCGTCTGGGTGGACTCGACCTCCGAGGTATCGGTGAGCGCGTGCTGGAGCGCCATCGGCTGGCATATGCCGAGCCGATCGAGAAGCTTCCTGACTATGGTATGGCGCGGTTCCGCAAGGACGGTGAATACCATGCCTATAGCCCAATGAACGTGCGCGCGCTCCAGCAGGCCGTTCAAACTGGCGACCGGACGCAGTACCGCGCGTTCGTGCAACTGATCGAATCGCGACCGCCGATGGCGTTGCGCGACCTGCTCACCTTCCGGCCGACAACACCGATTCCCCTGGACGAAGTCGAGCCGATGGAGTCGATCCGCAAGCGCTTCGTGGTGACGGCGATGTCGCTTGGTGCACTGAGCCCGGAAGCCTTCCGCACCTTGGCCATCGCGATGAACCGGATTGGCGGACGGAGCAACTCCGGTGAAGGTGGCGAAGATCCCGACTGGTATTACGAGCCAGGGCCGGACATCCCCCACAGCCGGATTAAGCAGGTCGCATCAGCCCGGTTTGGCGTGACGACGGAGTATCTGGTGCACGCCGACGAACTGGAGATTAAGATCGCCCAGGGCTCGAAGCCTGGCGAGGGTGGCCAGCTGCCAGCGCATAAGGTGACGGCGTTCATCGCCCGCCTTCGCCACGCGATTCCAGGCATTGCGCTGATTTCACCGCCGCCACACCACGACATCTACAGCATTGAAGACCTTGCCCAGTTGATCTACGACCTCAAGCAGGTCAACCCACGAGCGCGAGTCGGTGTGAAGCTCGTGGCTGAGGCTGGTGTCGGCACGATTGCCGCTGGCGTGGCCAAGGCACACGCTGACTATATCCTGATCAGCGGGCACGCTGGCGGCACTGGCGCGTCACCACTGTCCTCGATCAAGTACGCAGGCGTCCCCTGGGAACTCGGGTTGGCTGAGACGCAGCAGACGCTGGTGCTCAATGACCTGCGGAGCCGTGTCCGGTTGCGCACGGACGGTGGGCTCCAGACCGCACGGGACGTCATCATCGCGGCATTGCTGGGCGCTGAGGAGTTCAGCTTTGGCTCGGCAGCGATGGTCTCGATCGGATGCGACATGGCCCGGCAGTGCCATCTTAACACTTGCCCAACTGGGATCGCGACGCAGCGCGAAGACCTGCGGGCGCGCTTTCAGGGCAAGCCAGAGCACGTGATCAACTACTTCACCATGCTAGCCGAAGAGGTGCGCGAATACCTGGCACGGCTCGGCGCGCGGACGCTGGACGAGATTGTCGGCCGCGTTGACCTACTGACCCAGGTACCGAATCCCGAAGGCCCTGGGGCGACCCTCGACCTTTCGGCCATCCTTACGCTGCCTGGCGATGCAGAGACGCCACGCCGTTGCTTCTGGCTACGGAACGACTTCCAAGACGTGAGCGGCCCGCCGCTGGACGAGACCCTGCTGCCGCAATGCCAGCCAGCGCTTGAACACGGCACGCCTGTCCATCTCACAGCCACGGTGCGGAACCATCACCGTGCCGTTGGTGCACGGATTGCTGGCGAACTCGCCCGGCGCTATGGCCGGAATACGCCACCAGCCGGGCTCATCGAGATCGAACTGACGGGTCAGGCCGGTCAGAGCTTCGGGGCATGGTGCACCAATGGCCTGCGGCTCGTGCTCAACGGCGAAGCTAACGACTACGTTGGCAAGGGCATGTCTGGTGGCGAGATCATCGTGCGGCCAATCGATCTGCCGAGCGACGCAAGCCGCCCACAAGTGATCGTTGGGAATACGGTTCTCTACGGCGCGACCGGTGGCAAGCTGTTCGTGGCTGGCCAGGCAGGTGAGCGGTTCGCCGTGCGTAACTCTGGCGCAACTGCCGTTGTCGAAGGCGTGGGCGATCACGGCTGCGAGTATATGACGGCTGGCACCGTCGTCGTGCTGGGCGAAACCGGCCGCAACTTCGCTTCGGGCATGACCCACGGCAC
- a CDS encoding branched-chain amino acid transaminase, translating to MPRSELLPYAFFEGQIVPSDQAKVSIATHALQYGTGVFGGIRGYLTADGQAINVFRLPDHTRRLMQSARFIRATLPYDADGVAQIIVELIKRNAPRFDVYIRPFIYKADLELGPKLRGIRDELAIYLIPLQEYLPVTKPIRVMVSSWRRVEDNIIPSRGKVSGAYVNSALAHDQAEEAGFDDAIMLNAEGKVAEASGANIFIVRNGTLITSPITADILEGITRRTIIQYAHDLGIPVEEREIDRTELYICDEIFLCGTGAQISPVGVVDGRTVGNGEIGPITKRLQELFFAVVRGEEPRYQHFLTRVPLE from the coding sequence ATGCCACGGAGCGAGTTACTCCCGTACGCCTTTTTTGAAGGGCAGATTGTGCCATCGGACCAAGCCAAAGTAAGCATCGCGACCCACGCGCTGCAATATGGCACTGGCGTGTTTGGCGGGATTCGCGGCTATTTGACGGCCGATGGCCAAGCGATTAACGTGTTCCGCCTTCCCGACCACACCCGCCGGCTCATGCAATCAGCCCGCTTTATTCGTGCCACCCTGCCGTACGACGCTGACGGCGTGGCCCAGATCATCGTCGAGTTGATCAAGCGCAATGCGCCACGCTTCGACGTCTACATTCGCCCCTTCATCTATAAGGCCGATCTGGAGCTTGGGCCAAAACTGCGCGGCATCCGCGATGAGCTGGCCATCTATCTCATTCCGCTTCAGGAATACTTGCCAGTGACCAAGCCGATCCGCGTGATGGTCTCATCCTGGCGCCGGGTCGAAGACAACATCATCCCGAGCCGGGGGAAGGTTTCAGGGGCATACGTCAACTCGGCACTCGCGCACGATCAAGCCGAAGAAGCTGGGTTCGACGATGCCATTATGTTAAACGCTGAGGGCAAAGTTGCTGAGGCCAGCGGCGCCAATATCTTCATTGTCCGCAACGGCACGCTCATTACCTCGCCGATCACGGCCGACATCCTTGAGGGCATCACCCGCCGCACGATCATCCAATATGCACACGACCTTGGCATCCCGGTCGAGGAGCGAGAAATCGACCGAACCGAGCTCTATATCTGCGATGAAATCTTCCTCTGCGGCACGGGTGCGCAAATTTCACCGGTCGGCGTGGTTGATGGGCGTACCGTCGGCAACGGTGAGATCGGGCCAATCACCAAGCGGCTGCAAGAGCTGTTCTTCGCCGTTGTGCGCGGAGAGGAGCCGCGGTATCAGCACTTCCTGACGCGCGTGCCACTCGAATAA